The window CCGAGCAGCACCGTCTCCGCCTGGTCGTCGAGGGTGTGGGCGAGCAGGATGCGCTCGGCGCCCGTCTCCGCGACGGCGGCGTCGAACGCCGCGTGCCGGGCGGTGCGGGCCGCCCCCTCGGGGCCGCCCGCCGCATCCACCTCGACCCGGCGCACCAGCACCGGGTCGAGCCCAAGCGCTGTCGCCTGCTCGGCGGCGCGCGCGGCGACCGCATCCGACCCGGGCTGGAGGCCGTGGTCGACCACGACGGCGCCCGCACGGAATCCCCCCCGCGGCGCCTCGAACGCGGTGGCCGCTGCGAGCGCGAGGGAGTCCGCTCCCCCGCTCAGCCCGACGAGGACGAGAGCGCCCGGTGTCAGCGGAGCCGGGCGGGCCGGACCATGGTCGTCGTGCGGGTCGACCGGCGGAAGCTCGGCCGCCGCGGCGAGCGCCGTGCGGACGGCCCGGCGGGCGTCGGCGATGGCGGGCGTCAGCCGCGGGCGGCGGTCCGGGGCCGCGGAACCGTGGAGGGGCACCTAGTAACGTTAGTGCCGAATCACGACCATTAAGGAGCACGGCATGGCCGAATACGACGTCGTCATCGAGATCCCCAAAGGGAGCCGCAACAAGTACGAGGTGGACCACGAGACCGGTCGCGTCTACCTCGACCGCGTGCTCTTCACCAGCTTCGTGTACCCGACCGATTACGGCTTCTTCGAGAACACGCTGGGCGACGACGGCGACCCGCTGGACGCGCTGGTGCTGCTCGAGTACCCGGTCTTCCCGGGTGTCGGCGTCAAGGTGCGCCCGGTCGCCGTGCTGAACATGAGCGACGAGGCGGGCGGCGACGCCAAGATCATCGCCGTGCCGTACAAGGACCCGCGCTGGCAGCACATCCAGGATGTGAACGACATCCCGGAGCAGACGCGCAAGGAGATCGAGCACTTCTTCGCCCGCTACAAGGACCTCGAGCCGGGCAAGTTCGTCAACATCGAGGGCTGGGGCGACGCCGCCGAGGCCGACGGCCTCATCCAGAAGGCGATCGCCAAGCTCGCCGCCGAGGGCCACTGACCCCCCGGGCCGACCCCTCGTCGAGTACACGAAAAGTGCACGCTATCCGGCCGGATGGCGTGCACTTTTCGTGTACTCGACGGGGGGCGGAGCGCGCGACGGGGGCGGAGCGCGCGACGCAGTGGGTTAGGCGCTGGGGCGGGCGACCAGGCGGTAGGGGGAGCCCCAGACGGACTGGATCTTGACGACGTCGCCCTCGGTGGGAGCGGCGATCATCATGCCGCCGCCGATGTAGATGCCCACGTGGTAGAAGTCGCCGGGGCCGGATCCCCAGAAGATGAGGTCGCCCGCCTGCTTGGCGCTGTACGACACCAGCTGACCGCGGCCAGCCGCGGTGTAGTACTGGTTGTTGACCGAGTGCGAGCCGATGTAGACGCCGGCGTACGCGTACGCCTTCATCGTCAGACCGGAGCAGTCGTAGCCCACCGGACCTTCGCCGCCGAAGATGTACGGCTTGCCGAGCTGGGCCCGGGCGTAGGCGATCGCGGTCTGGACGACGTTCCCGTTCGGGGCCGCAGGAGCCGCGGGCGCCGCCGGAGCCGCGCCGCCTCCCCCGCCGCCGGACGCCGGCGGCCTCGGTGCGGCGGCCTGCTGCTGCTGCTGTTGCTGCTGCTGCTGCCGCAGGGCCGCCTCCTGCGCCTTGCGGGCCGCCTCCTGCTGCGCCTTCACCTGCTCGCCCTGGAGGTAGGCGGCCTCGGTCTGCGCGGAGGTGTTCTTCAGCGTCGCAAGCTGCGCGACCAGCTCGGTCGACTTCTGCTGCTGGGTCGCGAGCGCCGCCTGCGCCTGCGCCTGCGCGGACTGCGCGGCGGCGAGCGCCTTGTCGGCCTCGGCGGCGAGCGACTCGCGCTCGGTCTTGGCCGCCTTGGCCTGCGCGGTGAGGGCGTCGGCCGTGTTCTTGTCCGTGGTGGCCTGGTCGTAGACCGCCTTCGACTGCTCCGTCAGCTTGCTCATCGTGCCGAGCTGGAACAGCAGCTTGTCGGCGGCGGAGCCCGAGCCGCCGCCCTTCAGCATGAGGTCGGTGGTCACGTCCCCGCCGCCGGACTTCGCCAGATGCGAGGCGAGCAGGCCCGCGCGCATCTTGGAGGTCTTCGCCTTCTCGGCCGCCTCCACCGCCTGCTTCTGCAGGTCATCGGCCTTCGCCGTCGCGGCCGCCAGCGCATCCTTCGCCTGGAAGTACGCCTCCGCCGCCTTCTCCGAGGCGATGCGGGCCGCATCCACACTCGACTGCAGACCGGTGATCAGGCTCGTGATGTTGTCGATCATCGCCTGCTGATTGGCGACGTTGTTCTTGGCCTGCTGCACGTCGTTCCACGACGGGTAGTCGACCGCCTGCGCCGGGGTGACGATGCCGATGGATGCGGTGACCGCGCCCATCACGCCCGCTCCGATAGCGAGGCCCGGGCGGACCCGGCTGATCTTCTCGTTCTCGTTAGCCAAGGGGTGCCTGCCTGTCTCTCATGAACGGGATGCCGTCGATCTTCGTCCCGTTGGTGCGCACCTCGAAGTGGAGGTGGCAGCCGGTGGATGCGCCGGTCGTGCCGACGCGGGCGATGGGCTGGCCGGCTCCGACGTGCTGGCCGATGCCGACGAGGATGCCGCCGTCACGGATGTGGGCGTAACCCGTGTCGACGCTGCCGCCGTTGTCGAGCAGCACGAAGTTGCCGTAGGAGCCGTTGGGGCCGGCGTAGATGACCGTGCCCTCGTGGGCGGCGTAGATGGGCGCGTTGCACGAGGCGCCGATGTCGATGCCCATGTGGTACGTGCTGCCGACGCCGCCGGGCGACGGGCGCGCGCCGAAGCCGTCGGTGATCGGGCCGGCGGCGGGCACGGCCCAGCCCTGCGGTCCGACGTAGCCGCCGGGGAGCCCCGCCGACCCGCGCGCGGCCGCCGCTGCGGCCGCGGCCGCGACACCGGCCTGGTAGCCGGCGACCGTCTTGGCGGTGGTGTCTTTCAGGGCGGCGAGCTGCGCCTGCATGACGACGATCTGCTTCTGCTGCTCGGCCAGCTTGTCCTGAGCCGCCTTGGCCGCCTCGATCGCGGCCTGCATCGCCGCTTCGGCGACGACGCGGAGCCGCTCGCGCTCGGCCTTCGCCACATCCGCCTGCGCCGACAGCGACTTCGCCGTGTTCTGCGCGGCTTTGGCGTCGGTGTAGACCTTGTTGGACTGCTCGACGAGCTTGGACATGCTGCCCAGCCCGGAGAGCAGCTTGTCGGGGCTCGTGGTGCTGGCGTTGTTGCCGCTGAGGAAGAGGTTGGCCGTCAGGTTGCGGCCGCCGGTGCGGTACAGCTGCGCGGCCAGCTTGCCGGCCTGCTCGCTGGCCTCGTCGGCCTTCTTCTGGCTGGCGACGGCCTGCGACTCGAGATCGAGCGCCTTCATCGTCGCCATGTCGTAGTTCGTCTGGGCGACCTCGAGCTCGGCGCCGCGCTTGACGGCGAGCGCCTGCGTGTCCGCCACCTCTTGCTTGAGCGACGAGATCAGGCCGTTGATGCGGTCGACCTGGGCGCTGGCCGCCGACTCGTTCGCCTTGGCGTTCTGCACGTCCTGCCACGACGGGTAGTTGTCGGCGTAGGCGGGGGCAGCGATGGCTCCCACCGCCGTGACGGCGGCGACGGCGAGGGCGGCCAGGGCAGCACGGACCGCCCGGCGGCGGGGGCTGCCGGGGATGGTCGGGGGAACCGTTCGGCTCGTCGTCTCGCGTCTCATGCTGTTATCGACCCGCTCACTTCTCGCGTCGACAGTGATCACATCCGTCACATCGGTCACACGGTCAACAGGCGCAACTTTAGCAACATGGTGTCCGTGAGCCCAGGTCGGTGGCCTCAATGCCGGTTCGGGGGCGTGCGTTCGCACGGGCGGCCGAGGGACCGCCTGGCTCGGAGACTATGCGTCCGCATGGGCCGGATCGCGGATTTCCGTGGGGCGTTGCGCGAACCCGGCAGCGGCCGGAAACCGTCCGGAAAGCCCCGACCCGCCCGGGATCCGGAGGCGATTCGCATTCTCGGCGACGTTTCCGTATGCTTGTTCGTCGGTGGTCATCGGAGCGCGAAAGCGATTCGGGACGATCCGGCCCCATCGTTTAGCGGCCTAGGACGCCGCCCTTTCACGGCGGTAGCACGGGTTCGAATCCCGTTGGGGTCACGTCCAACGGCGTCCACTACAATCGATGAGCAGCACGATCGATGAACACCACAATTCAAAAGCAACACAGTAAGGCCCTGTAGCGCAGTTGGTTAGCGTGCCGCCCTGTCACGGCGGAGGTCGCGGGTTCAAGTCCCGTCAGGGTCGCCACGGCGACAAGCCCTTCCTCTCGGAAGGGCTTCCGTCTAGGTGGATGCAGCAGCATCCTCTGGCTCTGTAGCTCAGTTGGTAGAGCGTTCGACTGAAAATCGAAAGGTCACCGGATCGATGCCGGTCGGAGCCACCAGAGAGAACCCCCGGTCCTAACGGAATCCGGGGGTTTCTTGTTTGCTCGGCCACGCAGTCGAATCGCCGTTTTGACGACATTTTGACTACAACTGATTTTCGCGTCGTCGGCATCGAGTGCGTCCGCAACGTCGTCAAGGTCATCGTCGAAGAGGTCGGCGTAGACGTCGAGGGTCATCGCGGCCTACGCGTGTCCGAGCATCCTTTGCACGGATTCGACGTTGGCTCCGGCCGAGACGGCGAGCGACGCGGCCGAGTGTCTGAGGTCGTGGGGAGTCAGTCGCCGGAAGGTGTCGTCCTTCTCGATGCACCGGGCGATGGCCCCATTGACGACGCGACTGCGGAAGTTGCCTGCCCGGAGCACACCACTTTCGGCGCCGACGAACACCGGCTCGTCGGCCTCCCGACCGGCGCACCGGGCCTCCGGGGGAGCGGTCACCAGACCGGGGAAAGGGACCGAGCGCCGCTCGTGATTCTTCGGCGTCCCCCACACGATCACTCCGCGCGGTTCGGAAATCGCTCGCGCTATGTCGAGCCGACGGCGAGTGATCTTCGAACTGCGTCGGGGGATCTGGGACCTTTGTCCGCTTACGAGGACTCCACCTCGACAGGGTCGAGCAACTCGACTAGTTGCCACATTCCCTGCGCTGGGGCGCAACGAAAAGTCCGCCCTGCACAATCCGAACATGATTGCAACTGTTCCCCTGGTTGTCCCGAATAGGCATACCTGAGGCAACGAACACTTCGCCTAGTCGACGCAGCAGATCGCGCCCAGTGCGAGGCGATCGGCGATTCGTGCAAATCGCACCGGTTCGCATCCAGGCTGCACCGAGAATTCTACCTCAGACCCGAAACCGCGATTAGATTCCGGTAGGCCGCAGAGGCTGACGTAGGTCGCGTTGCGCCTGACTTTCCGCAGTTTTCGCTCGCATGGCACCGATTGGAGTGACGCCAAGGCCGTTGCAATGTGCGGGGTAAACGCGGGGCGATCCAGCACGGGACAAATAGAGTGGCTCTCGTTAGCGGCGGATCATCAATCGCGGTTCACGCCCTTCGGTCAGATGACAACGACCCGCTTGCCCTCGCGTTTCGCGTGTGCGCCAACGGCCAAGGTCGTCCGGTCGCCGTCTTCGCAGTTCCTGCCGACGTCATCGTCAGGCGCTCCATCTTTCCCGTTCAGTGACATCCAGCATGAATTGACAGAGCCGCAGAGGTCGTGCGGATGTTCTCGAGGACGTACCGAAAGCGCCCCCTCACTAGGGCCTGCATTGGTCGTACGCCGACTTCACGCTGAGAAGTGTCGAATACACGTAGCCCGCCTTCAGCGCGATGGCGGCGCCAGCTCTCGCTATGCGGAGCGCCGGCCGATCGAGTGCCTCGAGGGTATCCACACCTCCGCTCGCAATTTTCGTTGCGACGTCGGAGTCGCTCGGCGGCGCGAGTGGGTATGGCGACACCTCTTGGGCCAAGGTCATGGCACCCGAGAGGCACGTGTCCGTTCGCGTGACGACGTCGCAGGCGCTTGCGAACTCACCGGGATCGGTCGCGCACTCGGCCAAGAACTCCGCCCGCGCGGAATCGTAGTTCTGCTTCGCGGTCGCGATCTGCCGCCCGGGATCGTGATCGATACCGTCGCATCCGCCGACCCAGTGTCCCGCGTCTGCCGCCGTCGACCCTGGCCAGGGATAGGCGATGCCGGTTCCGCAGAACAGCGCTTGCGGTGTCGGGGCGAGCAGGTCTCCAAGCGGCGGCTGCGGGAACGGCCCTGTCGCTTCGCCCCAATCGACATCGCGTGCGTCGACGAAGCACTTCTGCTCTTCCCACTCGCAGGTCTCGATCAGTGCGATACCGGTCTTGGGGCCGACGAAGCTGCCCCGGACGACGGCCTCGCCGCTTATCTGCTTGAGAAGTCGTGGAGTGCCGACATACTGTGCGTCGAGGTACAGGTTGCCCCCGGTCTGGCGGATCACCGAATTGACCCAGTCGTAGTGCATCGGCTCCTGGCTGCCATCGGACTCGCCGACGGGATTGTTCAGCACCGAGTCGACGATCGAGAGATCCCCCGAAGTGTCGACCCATAGGAGATCGTCGAACGTGACTCCGTTGAAGGTCGCCGTCGCGCCGCTTTCTACGCCGATGGTCAGCTGCGAGTCGCCAGTGATCGTGACGGGGCTCGCCCCGGCAGCACCGACTGTAAGCGTGCCTTGAATCCAGACGCTTCGCAGCGTCATGTTGTTCCCGGGAGGGATCACGACGGTCGAGCCGGTGGGCACCGAGAGCCACCGGGAGTACTGCGGCGCGGTCGGCGCGGCGTCGGGGAGCGGGAATGCAAGGTGGCCTGACGCCGTGACCGCCTCGTAGGTGACGAGTCCGGTTCGTGGTCCGGTGTTGTTCGCCACGGACCCGTCCGTCAGGATGGCCGAAAGCTCGAATCCCGCAGCCGAATCAGTGAGCCGGTTTCCCGTGAGCGCGAGCGGAGCAGCCTTGGTCGCGCAGTTGCCTGAGCATTGATCGAAGTACTGGAGCCCCACTCTGCCGCGGAACGTATTGTCGCGGACGATGCCGGAGCCCGGCGGGTCGGTCGTACTCGGATTCCAGGGGGAGTTGAACCATGCAGACACGTCGCCGGCGAAATCGTTGCGCTCTAGGTCGACGTTTCCCCGCCATCCGTCGACCTTGAGGCCCCACGTCCATCCCATCCAGGCCGGTTGCCCTGGTTGCAGGATCGTCGAGTCCTGTATGCGTAGGGTGTCCTGAGTGGGAAAGCACAGTGCCTCCAGCTCTGACATGCCCGCTGTGCCGTCGACGTTCAGTTCGTCGAACGTCGAATGACGGATGTCGATCGACCCGCAGCTCCACTGGATACCGAGGTCGGGTGCGTTCGCATACGCGACGGTCAGTCTCCCGCTGGAGTAGGAGCCGATGATCGCGCCGGAGACGACCGGAACCGTAACGGGCGCGTCGGCCGTTCCAGAGAGGTTGAGTGTGCCGGCGACGTTCAGGTATTTGTACAGCTCGAGGCTCACGCCGGGGCCGATCGTGAGTGTCGATCCGACCGTGACGTTCGGGCCTCCGGTGTCGGGCGTCTCGCACACTCTCACCACGTCCACGTCCTCCGTGGTGTAGGTCACGGCTCCCGAGATATCGGTGTGGATGACGGCGACCCGGGTGCCGTCGGTGACGGCCGGCCCGCAGGTGGGCGTCACGGGGGCGCTCGCGCGTGTAGCACTTACCCCGTCGAGCGTCGCGGTGACGCTGAACGTGATCGTGTGTCCGAGGTCGGCGCCGTAGGGGTAGTAGCGCAACGTCTTTGCGTTCTGATCCTCGATAGGCTGGCCGTCGCGCAGCCACTGATACTGGAATGTCGTGGGCGTTGGACTCCAGGTGCCGACAGTGGCTACCAGCGCTCCACCCAACTGTCCGGTTCCGGACACAGTCGGTATCGGCGCGATGTGGAATCCGGTTCCGGGGCGCGGGACGGATAGGCCCGAGCTAGCGACACTGAGGGCGGTGTATCCGGGCTTATGACCGGTGACCTTCACCGATAGTGTGGCGCCGAGGTCGTCGGCGGTGAGGATGTACTGCACGCCGGAGGCAGACGATATCTCAGCACCGTTGCGCAACCACTGATAGTCGAAGGTTTCGGGAACGGGCTGCCAGAGACCCGGGTCGGCCGTCAGCGTTCCGCCGAGCTCGGGGGCGCCCGCGATCGTCGGCGTCGGCGCGGTGAACGTTCCCGGCGAAACGATGAGCAGGAGACTCGCGACGGCTGACGCTCCGGCGGAGTCGATCACGGCGATCGTCACCGATGAGGTCCCCGCGGCCGAAGGGGTGCCGCTAAGGCCCCCTTCTGGGGAGGCGAGAACGCCATCGGGAAGACCGGTCACCGACCATCGGTAGGGCGCAGTGCCTCCGGCCGCGTTCAGCGTCGCGGAGTACGCCTCGCCGACCGTCGCGGCGGAAAGCTCATGAGTCGCGATCGTCAGGGCTATCGGTCTGTTCACTTTGCCACCGAGCGCCTGAGAGACCGTGTCCGACACGGCCGCGGAACCGCCGAGCACTACGATCGACTTCGGCCGCAGCCGATCGAGTTCTTTCGAGGTCGCATCGGAGAGGGTTCCCTGCGAGGTGAGCAGCACTGGGCCGCCTGCGATCGATGCGGCGGGACCACCGGCGAGCGCGTCGGGGAAGTTGTATCCATTGGCGACATAAGCGACGGGAACTCCGGGCGCAAAGACGGAAGTGGCCATCGCGGCCGTTTCAAATCGGTTGCTCCCGGCAACTCTAGTGACGGACGCTGAGCTCATGTCCTTCAACGATGTCTCCACGCCGGCCGAGACTGCAGCGTCGCCTCCGAGCATCACAATTCTCTCAGGCTTCAGCCGCTTCAGTTCAGTGGAGGTGGCTACTGGCAGAGCTCCAGGGGCAGTGAGAAGGACAGGGCCGCCTGCTGCGGCGGCAGCAGGACCGCCAGCGAGCGCATCCGGAAAGTTTGATCCGCTTGCAACATAGGCGACTGGAACGCCGGGTGGGAATACGGAAGCGGAGACTTTGGCTGCCGTTTCGAAGCGGTCACCACCGGCGACCCGTGTCACGTCTGCGGTGTACTCCCTTAGCGCGGACGCGACGGATGACGACACGGCCGCCAGGCCGCCTAGAACGACGATCTTGGCTGCCTTCAGCCGAGTCAGTTCTCCCGCGGTGGCATCGGGTAGCTGAGTCGGCGCTGTGAGGAGTACCGGCCCGTGTTCATGCGCCGCAGCGGGCCCGCCAGCAAGGGCATCGGGGAAGTTGTATCCGCTTGCCACATAGGCCACAGGCACACCGACCGGGAACGTCGAGGCAGACACTGCAGCGGCCGTCTCGAAGCGGTCTCCCCCTGCAATTCGGGTCACCGAATCTGAGGTGGGCGAAGAAATGGCGGCAAATGATCCCTGCGCCGGACCGACGACCAAGGTAGCGATTAACGACCCCGCCACAATTCCAGTGGCGGCGACAAATCTAGCTGCGCGCACAGGTCCACTTCCGGTGGTGACACCTTGACCGCAGGCCGAAGCCACGGCAATGAGTCAAACTGACGTTTGCTCATGTATAGCGGGTTGGTCCGTGGGGTGCAAGCACCGAGAGTAAGCAAGCGTCAAAAACGTTCCGACCCGGCCGATCGATATAAAAGTGACGTGGACGTGCGCGGCTTCGACCCGATTCACCACCACCCTTGGAGCCCGTTGGGACAGTTATCAGAGTGATTCAGCTGCCCCTATCGATGTCCTTTTCGAGGTAACAGGCTGCGCGAGTGCCGCACTAACCTAGCCCCTGGCGGCCCGGTTTCAGTGCCGAACGCGACCTCTGCTCGCGGTCCGTGCGGGAGCTGCACCCAATCGGTGGCGATAGTCCCACGCTCAGCATCAGCTGCACGTCGAGACAGGAGAAGCACCAACATGACCGGGACGGAGAGATGAAAGCAAAAGCTGGCCAGGCTGAAGGAAGAGGACCGATGAGCGAACAAAGCAACGAAGGGAGCGACGGACGAGCAATGCAACGAAGGAGCAATGCACGCAGGCGCTTAAGTGACGGCTTCCCCGAGGGCCTGGCCTTCCTGCATACTTCCACACGTGTCTTTGCTCGAACCGTCGGCTGCCCTTAGCTCGTTTGAGTCGGCGCTCCGCGAGCTGATGCTGCACGCGTACAAGCAAGCCTGGGGCGACGGGTGGCTCGACCGGGTGTCAACAGAGCAACAGCGGGCGAAATGGGATCAGCGCCGCGATGCAAGCCGAAGCCGGACCCGCCGGGGCGTGGCGAATATTGAGCGGCCAGGCTTGGCCTGGTGCGAGTGCTACGAGCTGATCAACATTGTCGAACAGAACTGGGAGCCCGTGGCTGCAGCCTTGGGCGACCGCGCGAGCACGCTTCCCCTACTGCGACGATTCGATGCTCTTCGGAACGACGTCGCTCACAGCCGTCCGCTAGTCCCCTTTGAGCGCGATCTGCTCTCTGGAATCGCGGGCGAGATAAGAAATCGGGTGACGCTCTACATGAGTCGCGAAGCTAGTGCGGGAGAGATCTACCCCCGAATCGAGTCAGTCGTCGACAGCTTCGGAAACCAGAATCGCCCCGGACTTGATGCAGGGACACAACAGTCGCTTGTGAGGGTCGAAACGATTCTCCATCCGGGTGATGTCGTGACGTTTGAATGCCTGGGATGGGATCCCGAAGATCGTCCTCTGATCTGGCGACTCGAGGGTCGCAGCGCCACACGTGGCGCAATCACGGTCAACGGAAGGTCTGGCGAGATCTCCCAACTGACGTGGAACGTGACGATCGACGACGTTGCCGAGGGTACGTTCGCGCAGATTCGACTTGTCTCATACGCTCCATACCACCGCAATGGCTACTACGACCAAGAAGTAAACCTCGCGTATAGGGTGCGTCCGCCGCTTTAGGCCACGCCCTCTGAACGACAAATTCCGCAGCCCTTGGCGCGGATCTTGAGGGCCTTTCCGTCGCCCGATCGTAGTTCCCTCCCGGCGCTCCGTACCGGGCTTTTCGCGGCGTATCCTCCTCCGCTGCGCTCCCCCGGTACTGCACGGAGGTCCGGCGCCCGTGCGGCGATTCCTTCCCGAGCTGATCGCGTCGATCATGAACGACGAGATCGACCCCGGAGCGGTGTTCGACCTCGCCCTCCCGCTCGAGCGGGCGGCCGAGGGCTACCAGGCAATGGACGAGCGACGCGCCATCAAGGTGCTGCTGGAGACGGAGAACGCATGAACATCGAACCCACCACCCCCACGGTCAAGAACCCGCCGGAGCAGTTCGCCGGCGACGTCTGGGTCGACCCGATCGTGACGCCGCACGACGGGGACAAGCGCATGACGGCCGCGCTCGTACGCTTCGCGCCCGGCGCGCGGACGGCCTGGCACAGCCACGCGCGCGGGCAGTTTGGCGGGGACCACGAATGACTACTACAACACCGCTCAGCAGCAAGCTAACGCCGCGGCGCCGTGCAGCGCGGGTCCGAACACATTCCGCGGCTACTTGTCCTACGTTCTTCGCGCGCCCGCCGGGTATAACCCGTCGTACTCGGTGAACACCATCTACGGCATCTGGAAAGGCGTGGGATGCGGAGTCACATTCGCCAAGGCGGGAGCTGCGGAGTCTGAACCGCTCACTGTCAGCGTGCCCATCTATAGGAGCTAGCGAGCCGATCGCCGTCAGAGCGGGACCGACAGGTCCGCTCTGACGGCGATCATTGTGCAGTGAAGGTAACTTGCTCGGTGGCGCCGCCATGGTCTGCCGGCGCCCCGTAGATGCGAATGTGCCGCTTCACAGGTACATACTGGGCATCGCTTCGAACAGCGTGATCCCTGGATTCGACGAACACTTCGAAAGCGCCCTGGGGGGCAGTGCGTCCGCGCGCCCATTCAATGACCGAGAGCGCGTCGGTCGCGTCCGAGATTTGCCATTCGTCGATGAACCAACCACCCTGGGGATCGGACGGAGGTGTCCAGAGCCGAACCCAATAATCCGTTCCATCAGCGACAATCTGCGGGACTTCGCCGCTCGTGACAAAACTGGCCTGCATCTGGCGAGCGTATCTTGAAGCGCCTCTCCTAAGAAGAACCCTCTCGTCCGACGTGCGGGTAATGACGTTCGTGATCTGCTCAGCCAAGGACCCGGGGAACCGGGGCCGTTCGCCGCCTCAGCCGACCGGCAGGCCCACGCGATCCCGCTCGAGCGCGGAGCGCAGTGACGCGAGCACGCGCCCTGTCGCTTCGACGTCGGCCGCTGCGAGATCTGCGGTCATCAGCTCGGCCAACCGGTCGCGGAACGTGCTGTCAGCGTCGGCCACGAGAACGGCGCCTGCGGAGGTCAGGCTGACGAGGGAGGAACGCCCGTCGGCCGGGTTCGGGTGGCGGGCCACCCATCCGCGCGCCTCGAGGCGGTCGACTCCTTTGCTGATCGCGCCGATTCCAGCGGCGAAGTTGGCTGCGACGTCGGCGATCCGCGAACCGGGGTGATCGCGGAAGTAGCGGAGGAACTCGTACTGCGAGGTGGCGATCCCGTGCTCCTGCCGGAGGGACTCGCCGATCGCGTTGTACAGGCGCGTCTCGCAGCGGACCAGGTCGTCGAAGAGCCGGACGAGTGCGTCGTTTGCGCTTTTAGTTGCCACGGCATACATTCTACAGATACATGCCGCGGCAAGTAGTCCGGACGAGAGGAAGACATGAGCAGGGAACAACGACAGGCGCTCGATCGGCAGCTTCGAGCGGCCCCACAAGCCGCCGGTCCGGCCGCAGTCGAGGACCAGCGGGCGGGGTTCGCGCGATTCATGGGCCAGTTCCCCGTGCCGACCGAGATCACGCGGAGCCCGATCGAGCTGGGCGGGCGACCCGCAGTCCTGGTGCGGCCGGCGACCGATCCGCACCCCGGAACGATCCTCTACTTCCACGGCGGATCGTTCTCGCTCGGGTCACCGGAGACCGCGATGGCCCTCACAGCGCGCCTGGTGCAGCAGACCAGCGTGCCGGCCGTCTCCCTCGACTACCGGCTGGCGCCC is drawn from Leifsonia shinshuensis and contains these coding sequences:
- a CDS encoding cell wall-binding repeat-containing protein, giving the protein MTRIAGGDRFETAAAVSASTFPVGVPVAYVASGYNFPDALAGGPAAAHEHGPVLLTAPTQLPDATAGELTRLKAAKIVVLGGLAAVSSSVASALREYTADVTRVAGGDRFETAAKVSASVFPPGVPVAYVASGSNFPDALAGGPAAAAAGGPVLLTAPGALPVATSTELKRLKPERIVMLGGDAAVSAGVETSLKDMSSASVTRVAGSNRFETAAMATSVFAPGVPVAYVANGYNFPDALAGGPAASIAGGPVLLTSQGTLSDATSKELDRLRPKSIVVLGGSAAVSDTVSQALGGKVNRPIALTIATHELSAATVGEAYSATLNAAGGTAPYRWSVTGLPDGVLASPEGGLSGTPSAAGTSSVTIAVIDSAGASAVASLLLIVSPGTFTAPTPTIAGAPELGGTLTADPGLWQPVPETFDYQWLRNGAEISSASGVQYILTADDLGATLSVKVTGHKPGYTALSVASSGLSVPRPGTGFHIAPIPTVSGTGQLGGALVATVGTWSPTPTTFQYQWLRDGQPIEDQNAKTLRYYPYGADLGHTITFSVTATLDGVSATRASAPVTPTCGPAVTDGTRVAVIHTDISGAVTYTTEDVDVVRVCETPDTGGPNVTVGSTLTIGPGVSLELYKYLNVAGTLNLSGTADAPVTVPVVSGAIIGSYSSGRLTVAYANAPDLGIQWSCGSIDIRHSTFDELNVDGTAGMSELEALCFPTQDTLRIQDSTILQPGQPAWMGWTWGLKVDGWRGNVDLERNDFAGDVSAWFNSPWNPSTTDPPGSGIVRDNTFRGRVGLQYFDQCSGNCATKAAPLALTGNRLTDSAAGFELSAILTDGSVANNTGPRTGLVTYEAVTASGHLAFPLPDAAPTAPQYSRWLSVPTGSTVVIPPGNNMTLRSVWIQGTLTVGAAGASPVTITGDSQLTIGVESGATATFNGVTFDDLLWVDTSGDLSIVDSVLNNPVGESDGSQEPMHYDWVNSVIRQTGGNLYLDAQYVGTPRLLKQISGEAVVRGSFVGPKTGIALIETCEWEEQKCFVDARDVDWGEATGPFPQPPLGDLLAPTPQALFCGTGIAYPWPGSTAADAGHWVGGCDGIDHDPGRQIATAKQNYDSARAEFLAECATDPGEFASACDVVTRTDTCLSGAMTLAQEVSPYPLAPPSDSDVATKIASGGVDTLEALDRPALRIARAGAAIALKAGYVYSTLLSVKSAYDQCRP
- a CDS encoding peptidoglycan DD-metalloendopeptidase family protein, whose protein sequence is MRRETTSRTVPPTIPGSPRRRAVRAALAALAVAAVTAVGAIAAPAYADNYPSWQDVQNAKANESAASAQVDRINGLISSLKQEVADTQALAVKRGAELEVAQTNYDMATMKALDLESQAVASQKKADEASEQAGKLAAQLYRTGGRNLTANLFLSGNNASTTSPDKLLSGLGSMSKLVEQSNKVYTDAKAAQNTAKSLSAQADVAKAERERLRVVAEAAMQAAIEAAKAAQDKLAEQQKQIVVMQAQLAALKDTTAKTVAGYQAGVAAAAAAAAARGSAGLPGGYVGPQGWAVPAAGPITDGFGARPSPGGVGSTYHMGIDIGASCNAPIYAAHEGTVIYAGPNGSYGNFVLLDNGGSVDTGYAHIRDGGILVGIGQHVGAGQPIARVGTTGASTGCHLHFEVRTNGTKIDGIPFMRDRQAPLG
- a CDS encoding MarR family transcriptional regulator, with translation MATKSANDALVRLFDDLVRCETRLYNAIGESLRQEHGIATSQYEFLRYFRDHPGSRIADVAANFAAGIGAISKGVDRLEARGWVARHPNPADGRSSLVSLTSAGAVLVADADSTFRDRLAELMTADLAAADVEATGRVLASLRSALERDRVGLPVG
- a CDS encoding C40 family peptidase, whose protein sequence is MANENEKISRVRPGLAIGAGVMGAVTASIGIVTPAQAVDYPSWNDVQQAKNNVANQQAMIDNITSLITGLQSSVDAARIASEKAAEAYFQAKDALAAATAKADDLQKQAVEAAEKAKTSKMRAGLLASHLAKSGGGDVTTDLMLKGGGSGSAADKLLFQLGTMSKLTEQSKAVYDQATTDKNTADALTAQAKAAKTERESLAAEADKALAAAQSAQAQAQAALATQQQKSTELVAQLATLKNTSAQTEAAYLQGEQVKAQQEAARKAQEAALRQQQQQQQQQQAAAPRPPASGGGGGGAAPAAPAAPAAPNGNVVQTAIAYARAQLGKPYIFGGEGPVGYDCSGLTMKAYAYAGVYIGSHSVNNQYYTAAGRGQLVSYSAKQAGDLIFWGSGPGDFYHVGIYIGGGMMIAAPTEGDVVKIQSVWGSPYRLVARPSA
- a CDS encoding tyrosine-type recombinase/integrase: MTAPPEARCAGREADEPVFVGAESGVLRAGNFRSRVVNGAIARCIEKDDTFRRLTPHDLRHSAASLAVSAGANVESVQRMLGHA
- a CDS encoding inorganic diphosphatase — its product is MAEYDVVIEIPKGSRNKYEVDHETGRVYLDRVLFTSFVYPTDYGFFENTLGDDGDPLDALVLLEYPVFPGVGVKVRPVAVLNMSDEAGGDAKIIAVPYKDPRWQHIQDVNDIPEQTRKEIEHFFARYKDLEPGKFVNIEGWGDAAEADGLIQKAIAKLAAEGH